Sequence from the Candidatus Cloacimonas sp. genome:
GTTAGTGGAACAATTGCAAGTAGAACATCGTATTGATGAATTAGACATACAATTAAGCATTGATTTCTTTTACGGATATTTCAAACAATATGTTTATAAGCCCTTACTGATTGGCTTTACCGTGCTAAATCTGATTATCGGTATTTTAAATATGGTTTGGTTCTTGATTATAGTATAAATATGAAGATTACTTCCAGCCGATTTCAAAGATTATTATATCGTCATAATATTCGGGGCGATGATCAAAAATTGTTGATCCGTTTTCTGTTGATATGTATGTTCATCGCTATTTTGCTATTAATTTCTTCTCTACTTGCTTGGGCTTTTGAACATCGAGGAATGGAAGGAAATTCCATAAGGTCATTTTGGGACGGAATATGGTGGGCGATAGTTACAATAGCTACAGTTGGTTATGGAGATAAATTTCCGGTTACCTATCCAGGGCGGCTGGTGGGTATTATTTTAATCATAGTTGGCTATTCTTCATTATCATTTTTTACCGGTATGATCGCTTCACTTTTTGTGGAGAACCGTTTAAAAGGAGCGAAAGGATTGAAACAGATAAAAACACATAATCATATAGTTATCTGCGGTTGGAATAAAACAGCTGATTTTTTTCTAAAAGCGCTGGTGGAAAAAAATGTTACGGAAACAGACATCTGTATAGTTGTCAATGAACCACCGGATTTTTTTGAGCGAGTGGAATCTCGCTATCCTACGCTTTCATTAGAATATGTAAGAGGCGAGGTAAGCCAAGAAGAAACCCTGAAAAGAGCTTCCGTGGATACGGCTAACCAGGTAATAATTTTAGCGGATGAGCAATTGGAACATAATATTACGGATGATCATAGTATTATTGTAGCAAATGCTGTTCGTTA
This genomic interval carries:
- a CDS encoding ion channel, producing the protein MKITSSRFQRLLYRHNIRGDDQKLLIRFLLICMFIAILLLISSLLAWAFEHRGMEGNSIRSFWDGIWWAIVTIATVGYGDKFPVTYPGRLVGIILIIVGYSSLSFFTGMIASLFVENRLKGAKGLKQIKTHNHIVICGWNKTADFFLKALVEKNVTETDICIVVNEPPDFFERVESRYPTLSLEYVRGEVSQEETLKRASVDTANQVIILADEQLEHNITDDHSIIVANAVRYLTRKDKITVQLVNPENRSLLERIGIINIIVWDDIGGYILANSVADINFLAVFCQLAQDKQNHLLTQKIPTEFIGKSFGELSDYYYKECGYLLLGLLAKEPELELSAIFTDDSSGIDQFIQYALAKSQKTLPEEKSNVRWKPDRHSQLQINDYAILMV